A single region of the Vicia villosa cultivar HV-30 ecotype Madison, WI linkage group LG4, Vvil1.0, whole genome shotgun sequence genome encodes:
- the LOC131595890 gene encoding cell division cycle 20.2, cofactor of APC complex-like isoform X1 — MWNLDCDWYSPKSLLSTPTIYDFPGDRFIPNRSLMNLHQANSLLTNTNKKTQNPNFNEAYRQKLEDKLNLDSEGKPFRMLVFRGSPKSSQKSIRHIDQMREEDNEALQNSGNQRIRRRLPKKESRVLDAPKIKNDYYTNTMDWGKNNILAVALGTELYFWNSVTTDVSLLFNATGNNYPTSVSWSEDAKYVATGFVHSQLQVWDAETSKPVRSLEGHSERIATLAWNNHVLTSGSHDKTIINHDVRARRNEVSRVKTHRAEVCGLKWSKRGNLLASGGNENHIYVWELNKMNSSNFLHCFKDHSAAVKALAWCPYDPSVLASGGGTDDRCIKLWNVQKGTNICSIDTKAQVCGLQWNRHHKEILSGHGFSTSAEHNQLCLWQYPSMTKVGGLDPHTSRVLHLSQSPDGLTVVSAGGDETLRFWDVFGPPATDTRETSVLDNLLSMKISPIR; from the exons ATGTGGAATCTTGATTGCGATTGGTACTCTCCAAAAAGCCTACTCAGCACTCCCACCATTTATGATTTTCCA GGCGATCGCTTTATCCCCAACCGAAGTTTGATGAACCTTCATCAAGCCAACAGTTTGCTTACCAACACCaacaaaaaaactcaaaatcctaattttaat GAAGCGTATAGACAGAAACTGGAGGATAAACTGAATCTTGATTCCGAAGGGAAACCGTTTCGGATGTTAGTTTTTAGAGGAAGTCCAAAATCAAGTCAAAAATCTATTCGTCATATTGATCAGATGCGAGAAGAAGATAATGAAGCACTTCAAAACAGTGGCAATCAACGTATCCGTCGAAGGCTGCCTAAG AAGGAATCCAGGGTATTGGATGcgccaaaaataaaaaatgattactaCACAAACACTATGGATTGGGGGAAAAACAATATTCTAGCTGTTGCTTTGGGAACAGAATTGTACTTTTGGAACTCAGTTACTACTGATGTATCTTTGTTGTTTAACGCCACTGGCAATAACTATCCAACAAGTGTTTCCTGGTCAGAGGATGCAAAATATGTGGCCACAGGATTTGTGCACTCTCAACTTCAAGTCTGGGATGCTGAGACTTCCAAGCCAGTAAGAAGTCTAGAAGGTCATAGTGAAAGGATAGCAACTCTAGCATGGAATAACCATGTTTTAACTTCCGGAAGCCATGACAAAACTATAATCAACCATGACG TTAGAGCAAGAAGAAATGAGGTTTCCCGGGTAAAAACACACAGAGCAGAAGTTTGTGGTTTAAAATGGTCGAAAAGGGGCAATTTGTTGGCAAGTGGTGGTAATGAAAATCACATCTATGTATGGGAGTTAAATAAAATGAACTCGTCAAACTTCTTGCATTGTTTTAAAGACCATAGTGCTGCTGTGAAAGCTCTTGCTTGGTGCCCTTATGATCCATCTGTGCTTGCTTCTGGAGGCGGAACAGACGATAGATGTATTAAGTTGTGgaatgtacaaaaaggaaccaataTTTGCAGCATAGATACCAAAGCTCAGGTTTGTGGATTACAATGGAATAGACATCACAAAGAGATATTAAGTGGCCATGGGTTTAGTACAAGTGCAGAACACAACCAACTGTGTTTGTGGCAGTATCCTTCTATGACTAAAGTTGGAGGCTTGGACCCTCATACTTCAAGAGTCCTTCATCTATCTCAG AGTCCAGATGGATTAACAGTGGTTTCAGCTGGGGGAGACGAGACTCTTCGCTTTTGGGATGTTTTTGGACCACCAGCTACTGATACAAGAGAGACTTCGGTTTTAGATAACCTTTTGTCGATGAAGATATCACCAATAAGATGA
- the LOC131595890 gene encoding cell division cycle 20.2, cofactor of APC complex-like isoform X2 has product MNLHQANSLLTNTNKKTQNPNFNEAYRQKLEDKLNLDSEGKPFRMLVFRGSPKSSQKSIRHIDQMREEDNEALQNSGNQRIRRRLPKKESRVLDAPKIKNDYYTNTMDWGKNNILAVALGTELYFWNSVTTDVSLLFNATGNNYPTSVSWSEDAKYVATGFVHSQLQVWDAETSKPVRSLEGHSERIATLAWNNHVLTSGSHDKTIINHDVRARRNEVSRVKTHRAEVCGLKWSKRGNLLASGGNENHIYVWELNKMNSSNFLHCFKDHSAAVKALAWCPYDPSVLASGGGTDDRCIKLWNVQKGTNICSIDTKAQVCGLQWNRHHKEILSGHGFSTSAEHNQLCLWQYPSMTKVGGLDPHTSRVLHLSQSPDGLTVVSAGGDETLRFWDVFGPPATDTRETSVLDNLLSMKISPIR; this is encoded by the exons ATGAACCTTCATCAAGCCAACAGTTTGCTTACCAACACCaacaaaaaaactcaaaatcctaattttaat GAAGCGTATAGACAGAAACTGGAGGATAAACTGAATCTTGATTCCGAAGGGAAACCGTTTCGGATGTTAGTTTTTAGAGGAAGTCCAAAATCAAGTCAAAAATCTATTCGTCATATTGATCAGATGCGAGAAGAAGATAATGAAGCACTTCAAAACAGTGGCAATCAACGTATCCGTCGAAGGCTGCCTAAG AAGGAATCCAGGGTATTGGATGcgccaaaaataaaaaatgattactaCACAAACACTATGGATTGGGGGAAAAACAATATTCTAGCTGTTGCTTTGGGAACAGAATTGTACTTTTGGAACTCAGTTACTACTGATGTATCTTTGTTGTTTAACGCCACTGGCAATAACTATCCAACAAGTGTTTCCTGGTCAGAGGATGCAAAATATGTGGCCACAGGATTTGTGCACTCTCAACTTCAAGTCTGGGATGCTGAGACTTCCAAGCCAGTAAGAAGTCTAGAAGGTCATAGTGAAAGGATAGCAACTCTAGCATGGAATAACCATGTTTTAACTTCCGGAAGCCATGACAAAACTATAATCAACCATGACG TTAGAGCAAGAAGAAATGAGGTTTCCCGGGTAAAAACACACAGAGCAGAAGTTTGTGGTTTAAAATGGTCGAAAAGGGGCAATTTGTTGGCAAGTGGTGGTAATGAAAATCACATCTATGTATGGGAGTTAAATAAAATGAACTCGTCAAACTTCTTGCATTGTTTTAAAGACCATAGTGCTGCTGTGAAAGCTCTTGCTTGGTGCCCTTATGATCCATCTGTGCTTGCTTCTGGAGGCGGAACAGACGATAGATGTATTAAGTTGTGgaatgtacaaaaaggaaccaataTTTGCAGCATAGATACCAAAGCTCAGGTTTGTGGATTACAATGGAATAGACATCACAAAGAGATATTAAGTGGCCATGGGTTTAGTACAAGTGCAGAACACAACCAACTGTGTTTGTGGCAGTATCCTTCTATGACTAAAGTTGGAGGCTTGGACCCTCATACTTCAAGAGTCCTTCATCTATCTCAG AGTCCAGATGGATTAACAGTGGTTTCAGCTGGGGGAGACGAGACTCTTCGCTTTTGGGATGTTTTTGGACCACCAGCTACTGATACAAGAGAGACTTCGGTTTTAGATAACCTTTTGTCGATGAAGATATCACCAATAAGATGA
- the LOC131600268 gene encoding probable pterin-4-alpha-carbinolamine dehydratase, chloroplastic, translated as MATTKLLLSFPVLQLPQQLLPTTTKINPSFHFQPSHTSKGFSPLRSLANDFLGDFGARDPFPAEVESKFGDKVLGSYNTEHKILIPNISALSLSQQECLPISPLQSPLSIEDANQLIRKVLGWRLVNDEGVLKLRCLWKLRDFKCGVELINRISNVVETAGHFPNIHIEQPNLVRAELWTTSIGGLSMNDFIVAAKIDAIKTSDLVPRKRAWA; from the exons ATGGCTACAACCAAGCTTCTATTATCATTCCCTGTCTTGCAATTGCCACAGCAACTGCTCCCCACCACCACCAAAATCAACCCTTCCTTCCATTTCCAGCCCTCTCATACTTCAAAAGGTTTCTCCCCACTCCGCTCCTTGGCCAACGATTTCTTGGGGGATTTTGGTGCCAGAGACCCTTTCCCAGCTGAAGTGGAAAGTAAATTCGGAGATAAAGTTCTAGGTAGTTACAACACGGAACACAAAATCCTCATCCCCAATATCTctgctctttctctttctcaacaGGAGTGTCTTCCCATTTCACCTTTACAGTCTCCTCTTTCCATTGAGGATGCTAACCAGCTTATAAGAAAG GTTTTGGGTTGGAGACTTGTGAACGATGAAGGGGTGCTTAAACTTCGATGCTTGTGGAAATTGAGAGATTTTAAATGCGGAGTTGAACTCATTAACAGAATCTCTAATGTTGTAGAGACCGCAGGCCATTTCCCTAATATCCACATAGAACAACCAAATCTAGTCAGAGCAGAACTATGGACAACATCCATTG GTGGATTAAGTATGAATGATTTCATTGTAGCTGCAAAGATAGATGCAATAAAGACATCAGATCTTGTCCCAAGGAAAAGAGCTTGGGCTTAA
- the LOC131595889 gene encoding uncharacterized protein LOC131595889 — MALNNGLRSAAKLIASSESSISKSVSRNFHSTGVKRMGGGHGHSEPHYMHSYHMYNLDQMKHQGLKMSLAVFTAFSIGVAVPVFAVVFQQKKTASG; from the exons ATGGCACTCAACAACGGACTCAGATCTGCTGCGAAGCTTATCGCTTCTTCTGAATCCTCCATCTCCAAATCAG TGAGTAGAAATTTTCATTCaactggtgtgaagaggatgggAGGCGGACATGGCCACAGTGAGCCACACTACATGCATTCATATCACATGTACAACTTGGACCAGATGAAGCATCAGGGGTTGAAAATGTCTCTTGCAGTGTTCACTGCATTCAGCATCGGTGTTGCAGTTCCTGTCTTTGCAGTTGTTTTCCAGCAAAAGAAGACAGCATCTGGTTGA
- the LOC131595891 gene encoding superoxide dismutase [Fe], chloroplastic: MKLLSPSATATTSLPSSAFLPSHSYGFQNLASSSATFKFSKNKGKCIRKAGSTTITAKFELKPPPYPLNALEPIMSQDTFEYHWGKHHRAYVDNLNKQIDGTDLEGKSLEETIVLAYNNGDILPSFNNAAQVWNHDFFWESMKPGGGGKPSGELLKLIERDFGSFEKFVEQFKLAASTQFGSGWAWLAYKENRLDVGNAVNPLATEEDKKLVVLKSPNAVNPLVWSHHHPLLTIDVWEHAYYLDYQNRRPDYISVFMDKLVSWEAVSSRLEKAKAIIAEREREEEKKRKEEEEKSTTGKARPTPEIFADTDTD; this comes from the exons ATGAAGTTGCTATCGCCTTCCGCAACCGCTACTACTTCCCTTCCATCTTCCGCTTTTCTCCCCTCTCACTCCTATG GCTTCCAAAATCTCGCCTCTTCTTCAGCTACTTTCAAATTCTCCAAGAACAAG GGAAAATGCATAAGGAAAGCTGGGAGCACTACTATCACTGCAAAATTTGAGTTGAAACCACCACCATATCCGTTG AATGCTTTGGAGCCAATTATGAGCCAGGATACATTTGAGTACCATTGGGGGAAGCACCACAGAGCTTATGTAGATAACTTGAACAAGCAAATTGATGGAACAGATCTAGAAGGGAAGTCACTAGAGGAAACCATAGTATTAGCATATAATAATGGCGACATTCTTCCATCCTTCAACAATGCAGCACAG GTATGGAACCATGACTTCTTTTGGGAGTCCATGAAACCCGGTGGTGGTGGAAAACCATCGGGGGAACTTTTAAAACTGATTGAAAGAGACTTTGGTTCATTTGAAAAATTTGTTGAGCAGTTCAAGCTTGCTGCTTCAACACAATTCGGTTCAGGATGGGCATGGCTTGCAT ATAAAGAAAATAGACTTGACGTTGGAAATGCAGTAAATCCTCTTGCAACTGAGGAGGACAAAAAGCTCGTTGTGCTGAAGAGTCCTAATGCTGTGAACCCCCTTGTTTGGAGCCATCATCAT CCACTCCTGACCATTGATGTATGGGAG CATGCTTACTACCTTGACTATCAG AACCGGCGCCCTGATTATATATCAGTGTTCATGGATAAGCTTGTATCTTGGGAAGCAGTCAGCTCTAGACTTGAGAAAGCTAAGGCCATAATTgcagagagggagagagaggaggagaagaaaagaaaagaggaagaagagaaatcaACAACCGGCAAAGCTAGGCCTACTCCTGAGATATTTGCGGATACTGATACTGACTAG